Proteins from a genomic interval of Bradyrhizobium sp. CCGB01:
- a CDS encoding type II secretion system F family protein, translated as MIPTSVIMTVLGLLVCAACTSLWLDARQRRVDRQLAVALPASHPASLPSIRRAETGARSLFLHRLANYRPQIPYALHPAYVLLAGAVAAATILYANSLLQFPTLFASIAAAGAAILVVRGLFGWQRRRYVDKLFRQLPDTIQLVTSTVRSGLPVHEAFRTIAREMPQPTAGQFAIVCSELNLGRPPEEAVEGLYRRTQVAEYGIFAVTLAVQLKSGGSLAETLQTLGETVSQRVALAARAKALAGEVIFSSRALSCAPLIIGAILYTISPQSVDLLFHDATGNVLLAYAVASVLAGHFVIRWMIRRETAL; from the coding sequence ATGATACCGACGTCCGTGATCATGACTGTCCTCGGCCTTCTGGTGTGCGCAGCATGCACTTCGCTGTGGCTTGACGCGCGGCAAAGGCGCGTCGATCGTCAGCTCGCGGTGGCGCTGCCGGCCTCACATCCCGCCAGTCTGCCTTCAATTCGTCGGGCGGAGACTGGAGCCCGCTCGCTGTTCCTCCACCGACTGGCCAACTACAGGCCGCAGATCCCCTACGCCTTGCATCCGGCCTACGTGCTGCTTGCCGGTGCCGTGGCGGCGGCCACAATACTTTACGCCAACAGCCTGCTGCAATTTCCCACCCTCTTCGCCTCGATTGCGGCGGCAGGTGCCGCCATCTTGGTGGTGCGCGGTCTGTTCGGATGGCAGCGACGTCGTTACGTCGACAAGCTGTTCCGGCAGCTTCCGGACACGATCCAGCTGGTGACCAGCACCGTTCGATCAGGACTTCCGGTGCACGAAGCGTTTCGAACCATCGCTCGCGAGATGCCGCAACCGACAGCGGGGCAGTTTGCCATCGTATGCAGCGAACTGAATCTGGGGAGGCCTCCGGAGGAAGCCGTCGAAGGTCTCTACCGGCGGACGCAGGTGGCGGAATACGGAATCTTCGCGGTGACGCTTGCCGTCCAGTTGAAGTCGGGTGGCAGTCTGGCTGAAACCTTGCAGACTCTTGGAGAGACGGTGAGTCAGCGCGTGGCGCTGGCAGCCCGCGCGAAGGCTCTGGCAGGTGAGGTGATCTTCTCCTCGCGTGCGCTTTCATGCGCGCCGCTCATCATCGGCGCGATCCTCTACACCATCAGTCCGCAATCGGTCGACTTGCTGTTCCATGATGCGACCGGAAACGTGCTGCTGGCCTACGCGGTTGCGTCAGTGCTGGCGGGGCACTTTGTAATACGCTGGATGATCAGAAGGGAAACGGCGCTATGA
- a CDS encoding type II secretion system F family protein gives MTAALGMATLAVAVAAATMLLIIREVHLRALGTRVSNAVLGIPDRSTTSQDLVGWMSSVGKRYRRFYAEENLEQLRAVLQSSGFNHHRALPVWIGIKTVSMFLFPALALLAAQLSGREPMDMLIFAVFGVMIGIVGPRLVLWVLKRRFDAAVRLGTPDTIDLLVVCSEAGLGLESALERVAAEMVGTNPAMAQVLRGLLDDLRMLPNRFEAFEKLGSVSDGLRRFGTMISQSLQYGTPLSQALRSIAVDLRRERITKLEERAHKLGAKLTVPMVLFLLPAMFVVLGGSSFLHLIRAFSKFGH, from the coding sequence ATGACTGCCGCTCTCGGTATGGCGACCCTTGCCGTTGCAGTCGCGGCTGCGACCATGTTGCTGATTATCCGTGAGGTGCATCTCCGTGCGCTGGGCACACGGGTTTCGAATGCGGTGCTGGGCATCCCCGACCGGTCGACGACCTCGCAGGATCTGGTCGGCTGGATGTCATCGGTCGGAAAGCGGTATCGGCGCTTCTACGCCGAGGAAAATCTGGAGCAGCTGCGGGCGGTCCTGCAATCATCGGGATTCAATCATCATCGGGCCTTGCCGGTCTGGATCGGCATCAAGACAGTCAGCATGTTCCTGTTTCCGGCGCTCGCCTTGCTGGCTGCGCAGCTCTCGGGACGGGAGCCGATGGATATGCTGATCTTCGCGGTTTTCGGCGTGATGATCGGCATCGTGGGGCCGCGACTGGTTCTGTGGGTTCTGAAGCGCCGCTTTGACGCGGCCGTTCGGCTGGGCACGCCGGATACGATCGATCTGCTGGTCGTGTGCAGCGAAGCGGGACTGGGCCTGGAAAGTGCGCTGGAGCGCGTCGCGGCGGAAATGGTGGGGACCAACCCGGCCATGGCCCAGGTCCTGCGCGGCCTGCTCGACGATCTGCGCATGTTGCCAAACCGCTTCGAGGCATTCGAGAAGCTGGGATCCGTATCGGATGGACTTCGCCGCTTCGGCACCATGATCAGCCAAAGCCTGCAATACGGCACGCCGCTGAGCCAGGCGCTGCGCAGTATCGCCGTGGACCTGCGGCGGGAACGTATCACCAAGCTGGAAGAAAGAGCGCACAAGCTGGGCGCCAAGCTGACCGTTCCGATGGTGTTGTTCCTGCTTCCGGCCATGTTTGTCGTTCTGGGCGGAAGTTCGTTCCTCCACCTCATTCGTGCCTTCAGCAAGTTCGGTCATTGA
- a CDS encoding helix-turn-helix domain-containing protein: MVGKRHASEEITAKLAQANELAAKGKTQREISKALGVSVMTYHRWKKMPGSSAPLDGRRCETDDRRSGPSDASTVDTIKRLELENAQLRRLVTDMLLEKLKYEEELRARQGTRLRRPDNG; the protein is encoded by the coding sequence ATGGTTGGCAAGAGGCATGCCTCGGAGGAGATTACGGCCAAGCTGGCGCAGGCCAACGAACTTGCGGCCAAGGGGAAGACCCAACGTGAGATATCGAAGGCGCTTGGCGTCAGCGTAATGACCTACCACCGCTGGAAGAAGATGCCTGGTTCTTCAGCACCGCTTGATGGTCGGCGCTGCGAGACCGATGACCGGCGATCCGGTCCGAGCGACGCCAGCACTGTGGACACGATCAAGCGGTTAGAGCTTGAGAATGCGCAATTGCGACGTCTCGTGACGGACATGCTGCTGGAAAAGCTGAAATACGAAGAGGAGCTTCGGGCGCGCCAAGGGACGCGATTGCGGCGCCCCGACAACGGCTAG
- a CDS encoding lysine N(6)-hydroxylase/L-ornithine N(5)-oxygenase family protein → MSHQLAIEHDVIGVGFGPSNLALAIALDECMKRSRLKCAPLFVEKQPHFTWHGGMLLPGSDMQISFLKDLVSLRDPTSPFTFVNYLHKRGRLLEFINCRTFHPSRVEFNDYLQWVAGHFKSQAAYGESIVAVEPVTAGQTVTSLRVHSRSLTGGETVRLARNLVVAVGGQPYVPQVFARLADDRRLLHSSRYLDLIEQIVPRGQAVRVAVVGGGQSATEVTVDLHSRRPQAHIDLIFRGHALKPSDSSPFVNEIFNPDYTDFVYAQPAERRDVIVRNFRNTNYAVVDSDLLDQLYRLLYQQRVGGDETILLRPRSEITNVDVGPDGIEIGLVDKFRSENRRSTYDAVVLATGYDRETPHGFLEPVRRYIRGATLDRNYRLVTGPAFRPQIHLQGYSESSHGLSDTLLSVLAVRSQEIAESLLSTISRRELIA, encoded by the coding sequence ATGTCTCATCAACTTGCGATCGAGCACGACGTTATCGGCGTCGGATTCGGGCCATCCAACCTCGCGCTCGCCATCGCGTTGGACGAATGCATGAAGCGATCGCGGCTAAAATGCGCGCCGCTGTTCGTGGAGAAGCAGCCGCACTTCACCTGGCATGGCGGCATGTTGCTTCCAGGCAGCGACATGCAGATATCGTTTCTCAAGGATCTGGTCTCCTTGCGCGACCCGACCAGTCCCTTCACCTTCGTGAATTATCTGCACAAGCGCGGACGCTTGCTGGAGTTCATCAACTGCCGGACGTTCCATCCGAGCCGCGTCGAATTCAATGATTACCTCCAGTGGGTGGCGGGCCATTTCAAGTCGCAGGCCGCTTACGGCGAATCCATCGTCGCCGTCGAGCCGGTGACAGCCGGGCAGACGGTGACGTCGTTGCGGGTGCATTCACGCTCGCTCACCGGCGGAGAGACCGTGCGGCTCGCACGAAACCTCGTGGTCGCGGTGGGAGGCCAGCCGTATGTCCCGCAGGTGTTTGCCAGGCTCGCTGACGACCGCAGGCTGCTGCATTCCAGCCGCTATCTCGACCTGATCGAGCAAATCGTCCCGCGCGGCCAGGCCGTCCGCGTGGCGGTCGTCGGCGGCGGACAGAGCGCGACCGAGGTGACGGTCGATCTCCATAGCAGACGCCCCCAGGCGCATATCGATCTGATCTTTCGCGGTCATGCCCTCAAGCCGTCGGACAGCAGCCCCTTCGTCAACGAGATTTTCAACCCCGACTATACGGACTTCGTCTATGCCCAGCCTGCCGAGCGGCGAGACGTAATCGTTCGCAATTTCCGGAATACGAACTATGCCGTGGTCGATTCCGACCTGCTGGATCAGCTCTATCGGCTGCTCTATCAGCAGCGCGTCGGTGGCGACGAAACGATCCTATTGCGCCCTCGCAGCGAGATTACGAACGTGGATGTGGGACCGGACGGTATCGAAATCGGCCTGGTCGACAAATTCCGTAGCGAAAATCGTCGTTCGACCTATGACGCCGTCGTCCTGGCAACGGGATACGACAGGGAAACCCCGCACGGGTTTCTCGAGCCGGTCCGTCGCTACATTCGCGGTGCGACGCTCGATCGCAATTACAGGCTCGTCACCGGCCCGGCGTTCCGCCCGCAGATCCATCTCCAGGGCTATTCGGAGTCCTCCCACGGCTTGAGCGACACGCTGCTCTCGGTTCTCGCCGTGCGGTCCCAGGAGATTGCGGAGTCACTGCTCTCGACCATATCGCGCCGGGAGCTCATCGCTTAA
- a CDS encoding CpaF family protein: MKRFGQRADDTQARLPSLAPTLPVSSPGPAASIASSPASPPRLNEPASHHAAMSASLRERVIEQIEPAAAATVSRDVLRRQIEEIIHGIANQERLELSGREQLQLADEIADDMTGYGPLRPLLLDQTINDIMVNGPSNIYVERAGKLERVAVRFRDNNHIASVAQKIAAQVGRRVDESSPMVDCRLPDGSRVNIILPPLALHSPCISIRKFPSRRLDMAGMIENGSMTAAIGQLLEIAARSRLNVLVSGGTGSGKTTLLNAMSQFIDHGERVVTIEDAAELQLQQPHVISLETRPPSLEGTGQVTQRDLLWNALRMRPDRIVVGEVRGAEAFDMLQAMNTGHDGSISTVHANSSRDALTRIENMVQMGQVNLPSRAIRTQIVAALDLIVQVERMRDGQRRIVQISEVTGLEGEVITTNDIAAFEYRDEDVHGRLSGTYRSTHAVPKFKSRLLYYGLDRAWAEAMRQI, translated from the coding sequence ATGAAGAGATTCGGTCAACGCGCAGACGACACGCAGGCTCGCTTGCCTTCATTGGCGCCGACCCTGCCCGTGTCTTCGCCAGGCCCGGCGGCGTCGATAGCGAGTTCGCCGGCATCGCCGCCACGGCTTAACGAACCTGCCTCGCATCATGCCGCGATGTCGGCTTCGCTGCGCGAGCGCGTCATCGAGCAGATTGAACCCGCGGCCGCCGCAACTGTCTCACGCGATGTTCTTCGGCGACAGATCGAGGAGATCATCCACGGGATCGCCAACCAGGAGCGGCTCGAGCTGTCGGGGCGCGAGCAGCTTCAGCTTGCTGACGAAATCGCCGACGACATGACGGGCTACGGTCCGCTCCGCCCGCTGCTCCTGGATCAAACGATCAACGATATCATGGTCAACGGTCCCAGTAACATCTATGTCGAGCGGGCCGGCAAGCTCGAGAGGGTCGCCGTCCGGTTTCGCGACAACAATCACATTGCGTCGGTGGCGCAGAAAATCGCCGCGCAGGTCGGCCGGCGCGTCGACGAATCCAGCCCGATGGTGGACTGCCGCCTGCCGGACGGCAGCCGGGTCAACATCATCCTGCCGCCGCTGGCATTGCATAGCCCCTGCATCTCCATCCGGAAATTTCCGAGCCGCCGCTTGGATATGGCCGGGATGATCGAAAACGGATCAATGACTGCGGCCATTGGGCAATTGCTGGAGATTGCGGCGCGGTCGCGACTCAACGTTCTGGTCTCGGGCGGTACCGGCTCAGGCAAGACGACGCTGCTGAACGCGATGAGCCAGTTCATCGATCATGGCGAGCGTGTTGTCACCATCGAGGACGCCGCAGAATTGCAGCTTCAGCAGCCGCACGTGATCAGCCTCGAGACCCGGCCGCCCAGCCTCGAAGGCACCGGGCAGGTGACTCAACGCGATCTCCTGTGGAATGCGCTGCGCATGCGGCCGGACCGGATCGTTGTAGGCGAGGTGCGCGGTGCTGAAGCATTCGACATGCTTCAGGCGATGAACACGGGGCATGACGGCTCGATCTCCACCGTGCACGCCAACAGCAGCCGCGACGCGCTGACCCGGATCGAGAACATGGTGCAGATGGGGCAGGTCAATCTGCCGTCGCGGGCTATTCGAACCCAGATCGTCGCGGCGTTGGATCTCATCGTCCAGGTCGAACGCATGCGGGACGGACAGCGCCGCATTGTCCAGATCAGCGAGGTGACCGGCCTCGAAGGCGAGGTGATCACCACCAACGACATCGCGGCATTCGAATACAGGGACGAGGACGTTCACGGCAGATTGTCCGGCACTTACCGGTCTACTCATGCGGTCCCGAAGTTCAAGAGCCGTCTCCTTTATTACGGACTTGACCGAGCCTGGGCCGAGGCCATGAGGCAGATATGA
- a CDS encoding 4'-phosphopantetheinyl transferase superfamily protein, which produces METVQLKAEYGPFASASSTLLAGETFVWSIAVRSAVPLGQSRLRFLPGPCLLGQVAFQSPQEILLWVGETHGWRGATRDTYAVLGVDEAKLLLDTEESRRLARFRDAEDRLSFLAAHAGARLLLGALAGQPADRVRFETSPLGKPRLVDAPTGLDFSLSHARGAVAVAAAYMPIGVDIEPIRQISDLDQMVEIALSPEERRTLARTPDSLRSRLFLRYWTLKEAILKAAGVGFAVSPHTLILDARVPPAVLAVPDALGPAEQWRVTTAG; this is translated from the coding sequence ATGGAGACGGTGCAGCTGAAGGCGGAATACGGACCATTTGCGAGTGCGTCATCGACTCTGCTTGCAGGCGAGACGTTCGTCTGGTCGATCGCCGTCAGATCCGCGGTTCCGCTCGGTCAATCGCGCCTGCGATTCCTGCCAGGTCCGTGCCTTCTGGGACAAGTCGCGTTCCAGAGTCCGCAGGAGATCCTCTTATGGGTCGGCGAGACGCATGGCTGGCGCGGCGCGACGCGCGACACCTACGCGGTACTCGGCGTCGACGAAGCCAAGCTGCTGCTCGATACCGAAGAATCTAGGCGTCTGGCACGATTTCGCGACGCGGAAGATCGACTGAGCTTTCTTGCCGCACACGCCGGCGCGCGTCTCCTGCTGGGAGCCCTGGCCGGGCAACCGGCCGACCGGGTGCGATTTGAGACATCCCCGCTGGGCAAACCCCGGCTCGTTGATGCCCCCACAGGCCTCGACTTCAGCTTAAGCCATGCCAGAGGCGCGGTCGCCGTTGCCGCGGCATACATGCCGATCGGGGTGGATATCGAGCCGATCAGACAAATATCAGATCTGGATCAGATGGTCGAAATCGCGTTGTCGCCAGAGGAACGCAGGACCCTCGCAAGAACGCCCGACTCGCTGCGATCCCGTCTCTTTCTTCGCTACTGGACGTTGAAGGAAGCAATCCTCAAGGCCGCAGGCGTCGGTTTTGCAGTCTCACCGCACACATTGATCCTCGATGCGCGGGTACCGCCGGCAGTGCTTGCCGTGCCGGATGCGCTTGGTCCGGCAGAGCAATGGCGGGTCACCACCGCGGGTTAA
- a CDS encoding Flp family type IVb pilin, which yields MSKFFHTATESLKQLRSDKDGVVSFEYVIVAACVVTVVIAVFNGNGAGTIRGALNTGLTAITTAIGTL from the coding sequence ATGTCGAAGTTTTTTCACACGGCCACGGAATCCTTGAAGCAGCTGCGCTCGGACAAGGACGGCGTCGTCTCCTTCGAGTACGTGATCGTCGCCGCCTGCGTCGTCACCGTCGTGATCGCCGTGTTCAACGGTAATGGCGCCGGTACCATCAGAGGCGCGCTCAACACCGGTCTCACCGCAATCACGACTGCCATCGGCACGCTGTAA
- the cpaB gene encoding Flp pilus assembly protein CpaB translates to MSSSLRFSIIMVLLLAATALGLIAYNMNLPKQAPVQITDTGPSAPATVGYFVAARPLPKGTLAREEDFTIRSVPPDRVPTGVIVETPESKVGLPGSLVRRFVEAGSPVTLQDILRPRDRGFLASVLAPDSRAISIKVDEESGVSGLIRPGDHVDVVLTQVFEKADPARRALSETVLRNVRVIAIDQEITEGGRGISVVAGRLAQTVSLELTQDQVKRVTVAKQLGTLSLAVRAAVDQWDKGDTGAMSSCDVSPELARQNAIAGQRTAVVVHSGGEVKQYTVRRQDTELIDSVASCDGSSEIVRKTATAMRDLDMTPEKRR, encoded by the coding sequence ATGTCGTCCAGTTTGCGTTTTTCGATCATCATGGTGCTGCTGCTTGCGGCCACAGCGCTCGGTCTGATTGCCTACAACATGAACCTGCCGAAGCAGGCGCCGGTGCAGATCACCGACACGGGACCTTCGGCGCCCGCGACCGTCGGTTATTTCGTTGCCGCACGCCCGCTACCGAAGGGGACGCTGGCCCGCGAAGAGGATTTCACGATCCGCTCGGTACCGCCGGACCGCGTCCCGACCGGCGTGATCGTCGAAACGCCGGAGTCCAAGGTCGGGCTTCCCGGTTCTCTGGTTCGCAGGTTCGTCGAGGCAGGCAGTCCCGTGACATTGCAGGACATTTTGCGTCCGCGGGATCGGGGCTTTCTCGCCAGCGTCCTGGCTCCCGACAGCCGGGCCATCAGCATCAAGGTTGACGAGGAGTCGGGCGTTTCGGGGCTGATCAGGCCCGGTGACCACGTGGATGTCGTGTTGACCCAGGTGTTCGAGAAGGCAGATCCGGCGCGTCGCGCCCTGAGCGAAACCGTCTTGCGCAACGTCCGGGTGATCGCAATCGACCAGGAGATCACGGAAGGCGGGCGAGGCATCAGCGTCGTAGCCGGCAGGCTGGCGCAAACAGTGTCGCTGGAGCTGACGCAGGATCAGGTCAAGAGAGTCACGGTCGCAAAGCAGCTTGGAACGCTCTCGCTGGCCGTACGGGCGGCGGTCGATCAGTGGGACAAGGGCGACACCGGCGCGATGTCGAGCTGCGACGTGTCACCGGAGCTTGCTCGCCAGAACGCGATCGCCGGCCAGAGAACGGCGGTGGTCGTCCATTCCGGTGGCGAGGTCAAACAATACACGGTCAGGCGGCAGGACACCGAACTCATCGATTCCGTCGCGAGCTGCGACGGTTCGTCCGAAATCGTGCGCAAGACCGCAACGGCGATGCGCGACCTCGACATGACGCCGGAGAAACGTCGATGA
- a CDS encoding AAA family ATPase, protein MNIAVATPPEETTSVVARSRIVCFVNDELTAAALRKGLEGSNLSIRRGTIRNAIKMLETDTDLFALVTDISGIDNPFAELQRLAGVCPPDVRVALVGEDREITFYRELMELGLTEYLPKPLTRDMVLDQLRPKLLGDAAPGPADRGGHVISICGAQGGAGATSIAINLALQLAETTKAKVALLDLHLQGGETAVMLGVRPGPGLRIALENPMRADTLFLERAAIEVNERVSLISADEELDAQLDITEAGVRHVLGLLRQRFNYIVVDVPVPFPPSMHPVISLSRHALVLLEAEVTGLRNAHALRMAVTNIAGQDRVFTLLNRANRAGGLPRATIVKALGAEPDMVVPDLGKGMTQAVNLGIPALKHVSGLRRHLAPIVREISGVDAERKGVLRRLLGL, encoded by the coding sequence ATGAACATAGCCGTAGCCACCCCACCCGAAGAAACGACGTCCGTCGTCGCCCGCAGCCGCATCGTGTGCTTTGTGAACGACGAGCTCACTGCTGCGGCCCTGCGCAAGGGCCTCGAAGGCAGCAACTTGTCGATCAGGCGTGGCACGATCCGCAACGCCATAAAGATGCTTGAAACCGACACCGACCTGTTCGCGCTGGTGACGGACATCAGCGGCATCGACAACCCATTTGCGGAGCTGCAAAGGTTGGCCGGCGTCTGCCCGCCGGATGTCCGGGTTGCCCTGGTCGGAGAAGACAGGGAGATCACCTTCTATCGCGAGCTGATGGAACTCGGCCTGACCGAGTATCTTCCGAAGCCGCTGACGCGGGATATGGTGCTGGACCAACTGCGTCCGAAGCTGCTGGGAGACGCGGCGCCCGGTCCGGCCGATCGCGGTGGACACGTGATTTCGATCTGCGGTGCGCAGGGAGGGGCCGGAGCAACGAGCATCGCTATCAATCTCGCACTGCAGCTGGCCGAGACCACCAAGGCCAAGGTCGCGCTGCTCGATCTTCATCTGCAAGGCGGCGAAACTGCCGTGATGCTGGGCGTCCGGCCCGGGCCCGGATTGCGGATTGCTCTCGAAAACCCCATGCGGGCGGACACGCTATTCCTCGAGCGCGCCGCAATCGAAGTCAACGAGCGAGTCTCCCTGATCTCCGCCGACGAGGAGCTGGACGCGCAGCTCGACATCACAGAGGCGGGAGTTCGGCACGTGCTGGGTCTGCTCCGGCAACGTTTCAACTACATCGTCGTCGACGTGCCGGTGCCGTTTCCGCCGTCCATGCATCCGGTGATCAGTCTTTCTCGTCACGCGCTGGTGCTGCTGGAAGCCGAGGTGACCGGGCTTCGCAATGCCCATGCGCTCCGCATGGCCGTCACCAACATCGCCGGTCAAGACAGGGTCTTTACCTTGCTCAACCGCGCCAATCGTGCGGGGGGTCTTCCGAGGGCCACGATTGTCAAGGCGCTGGGTGCAGAACCGGACATGGTGGTTCCCGATCTCGGGAAGGGGATGACGCAAGCGGTCAATCTCGGGATTCCGGCGCTCAAGCATGTATCGGGACTGCGCCGTCACCTTGCTCCGATCGTAAGGGAGATATCGGGTGTCGATGCCGAGCGGAAGGGAGTGTTGAGGAGGCTGCTCGGGCTATGA
- a CDS encoding HlyD family type I secretion periplasmic adaptor subunit: MATGKIVPDGRTKVIQPFETAVVRAIHVQDGQRVKAGDLLIELDPTMSQAELGHLQSDLLASELDIARLHAALAGGDPARFTPPVRASSDQIRTAKRFLASQTAEQAAKITSLEWQGTQKKAERSTTEATIGKISALIPIMQQRVDVRKYLVDREFGSKLQYLTETQDLVAQQQELLVQKSHFAEADAAVGGIEETLRRTEAEYNRGLFDELAKAEQKAAGLRQDIVKAEQRTSLLRLAAQEDGIVQQLAVHSVGGVVTPAQTLMVVVPTSGGLEIEAMISNRDIGFVTPGEEAAIKVDTFSFTRYGLRQGKVLSVSQDAIVRQKPPEKPGDTPAGTDTASSEPKGQELVYSARVSLDRAQMDIDGRTVNLTPGMAVTVEIKTGSRRIISYVLSPLLRYSQESLRER; encoded by the coding sequence ATCGCAACCGGCAAGATCGTGCCCGACGGCCGCACCAAGGTGATCCAGCCGTTCGAGACTGCGGTCGTCCGCGCGATCCATGTGCAGGACGGCCAGCGCGTGAAGGCAGGCGACCTCCTGATCGAGCTCGATCCCACCATGAGCCAGGCCGAGCTCGGCCACCTCCAGAGCGATCTGCTCGCGAGCGAACTCGACATCGCGCGCCTGCACGCGGCCCTGGCCGGCGGCGATCCCGCCAGGTTCACCCCGCCCGTGCGCGCGTCCTCCGATCAGATCCGCACCGCAAAACGCTTCCTGGCGTCGCAGACCGCCGAACAGGCGGCCAAGATCACCTCGCTCGAATGGCAGGGGACGCAGAAGAAGGCGGAACGTTCGACCACCGAGGCCACGATCGGCAAGATCAGCGCCCTGATCCCGATCATGCAGCAGCGGGTCGACGTGCGAAAATATCTCGTCGACCGCGAGTTCGGTTCGAAACTGCAATATCTGACGGAAACGCAGGACCTTGTCGCGCAACAGCAGGAATTGCTGGTGCAGAAGAGTCATTTTGCCGAGGCCGATGCCGCCGTCGGAGGCATCGAGGAGACGCTGCGACGCACCGAGGCGGAATACAATCGCGGCCTGTTCGACGAGCTCGCCAAAGCCGAGCAGAAGGCGGCGGGCCTACGCCAGGACATCGTCAAGGCCGAGCAGCGCACCAGCCTGCTCCGCCTCGCCGCGCAGGAAGACGGCATCGTCCAGCAGCTCGCGGTGCATTCGGTCGGCGGCGTCGTGACGCCGGCGCAGACGCTGATGGTGGTGGTGCCGACCTCAGGCGGTCTCGAGATCGAGGCGATGATCTCCAACCGCGACATCGGCTTCGTCACCCCCGGCGAGGAAGCCGCGATCAAAGTCGACACCTTCAGCTTCACCCGCTACGGCCTGCGCCAGGGCAAAGTGCTCAGCGTCTCCCAGGACGCCATCGTCCGCCAGAAGCCCCCGGAAAAGCCCGGCGACACGCCCGCCGGCACCGACACCGCCTCCAGTGAGCCCAAAGGCCAGGAGCTCGTCTACTCCGCCCGCGTCTCGCTCGACCGCGCCCAGATGGACATCGACGGACGGACGGTCAACCTCACGCCCGGCATGGCGGTGACGGTGGAGATCAAGACCGGCTCCCGCCGCATCATCTCGTACGTGCTCTCACCGCTGCTCCGCTACAGCCAGGAGAGCCTGCGCGAGCGATGA
- a CDS encoding prepilin peptidase: MSWIVPIASVLEILLLLYVATLDIATRLIRNEICLALALLGISTQIASPLQLVESLISAAILFLLLLFIYTRGWMGGGDVKLLVALAVGLPLAGIAELLTVTALVGGALALVHLLMRNLPYPKLAPAGSSIARRVYVVERWRHLRHAPLPYGVAIAGGGIWSIFNRGF; the protein is encoded by the coding sequence ATGAGTTGGATCGTTCCCATAGCCTCGGTTCTGGAGATTCTCCTGTTGCTCTATGTCGCGACGCTCGATATCGCGACACGATTGATCAGAAATGAGATCTGTCTGGCGCTGGCGCTGCTCGGGATATCCACTCAGATCGCCAGCCCGCTGCAGCTCGTCGAGTCCCTGATATCGGCTGCAATCCTCTTTCTGCTGCTGCTCTTCATCTATACGCGGGGATGGATGGGCGGCGGTGACGTGAAGTTGCTGGTGGCCTTGGCAGTCGGTCTTCCCCTCGCGGGCATCGCCGAACTGCTGACTGTCACCGCGCTGGTCGGCGGAGCGCTGGCCCTGGTGCATCTGCTGATGCGCAACCTGCCATATCCCAAACTGGCGCCCGCCGGGTCGTCGATCGCACGCCGTGTCTACGTGGTCGAGCGCTGGCGTCATCTGCGCCATGCACCTCTGCCTTACGGAGTCGCCATAGCCGGCGGGGGCATCTGGAGCATTTTCAATCGAGGATTTTGA